A region from the uncultured Macellibacteroides sp. genome encodes:
- a CDS encoding gliding motility protein GldD, with protein sequence MKSTAFFVLLIGCICFSCTEYTPKPKGYFRIDPGPHRYHSISGDNLFFNFKVSDLAKISYSPITDSVMWVSLYYPRFKATIYCNYIPLSEITLEEAIGECRFLAERQAVAKGEIREKLYTNASSRVYGSLFLLDGAVTPIQFMLTDSVNHFLKGALYYECPLNTDSLSPVTIYLEQDIMELIQSFNWKE encoded by the coding sequence ATGAAATCAACTGCTTTTTTCGTATTGTTGATTGGCTGTATTTGTTTTTCCTGTACGGAATACACGCCTAAGCCAAAAGGTTACTTCAGAATTGACCCGGGGCCACATCGCTATCATTCAATCTCAGGTGACAATCTCTTTTTTAATTTTAAAGTATCTGATTTGGCAAAGATATCTTATTCGCCGATCACTGATTCTGTCATGTGGGTGAGTTTGTATTATCCTCGATTTAAAGCAACAATTTATTGTAACTATATACCTCTGTCGGAGATTACACTTGAAGAGGCAATCGGAGAATGTCGCTTTCTGGCTGAGCGTCAGGCGGTGGCTAAGGGTGAAATTCGTGAAAAGTTATACACAAACGCCTCGTCAAGGGTTTACGGATCTCTTTTTCTTTTGGATGGAGCAGTAACTCCAATCCAATTTATGCTAACAGATAGTGTAAATCATTTTTTGAAAGGAGCTTTGTACTACGAATGTCCGCTGAATACAGATTCACTTTCTCCGGTTACTATCTATCTGGAGCAAGATATTATGGAGTTAATTCAATCATTTAACTGGAAAGAATAA
- the gldE gene encoding gliding motility-associated protein GldE, whose amino-acid sequence MDSDYYLSGLFNDVTIQALTAGPVVALSLAILLLYVSAFVSASEIAFFSLEQEDLNTIRKGDHPADNKIQHFLKNPEYLLATILIFNNLANVTVIILCTYGFNGLFDFSNIPVTGFITEVAAMTFLLLLFGEIMPKIYARKNSLRFARKSAPIINVAVGLARPLTKILVSSTSVINKVLARKKNELSVDELSKALELTSDEIPEEKEMLADIIKFYSKTAKEIMTSRLDMEDLDIKSDFRFVIDSIIKTGYSRIPVFSDSEDNIRGILYIKDLLPYLDKPITFRWQSLIRPAYFVPETKKIDDLLEEFRTNKIHMAIVVDEFGGTSGIVTMEDILEEIVGEISDEYDDDEKQYSKLSDGSYIFEAKIQLSDFFRVVNVSENEFGNLTEEVETLAGLLLEIKGDLPERREIIDYKQYRFQILEADNRRILKVKYTELPMERE is encoded by the coding sequence TTGGACTCTGATTATTATTTATCGGGCTTATTTAATGACGTAACAATACAAGCTCTTACTGCAGGGCCAGTTGTTGCTTTAAGTCTGGCCATATTACTTTTATACGTTTCTGCTTTTGTTTCCGCTTCTGAGATTGCTTTTTTTTCCCTTGAACAGGAAGATCTGAATACAATTAGAAAAGGAGATCATCCTGCCGATAACAAAATCCAGCATTTTCTTAAAAATCCGGAGTATTTGTTGGCAACCATTTTAATTTTTAATAATTTGGCTAATGTAACAGTAATAATACTTTGTACCTACGGATTCAATGGATTATTCGACTTTTCGAATATCCCGGTGACAGGTTTTATTACAGAAGTTGCAGCGATGACTTTTTTGTTACTCCTTTTTGGAGAGATAATGCCTAAAATATATGCCAGAAAAAATTCGTTGCGTTTTGCCCGTAAATCAGCGCCGATAATAAATGTTGCTGTAGGTTTAGCCCGGCCGTTAACTAAAATCCTGGTTTCATCTACTTCGGTAATAAATAAGGTATTGGCAAGAAAGAAAAATGAATTATCTGTCGATGAATTATCGAAGGCGCTGGAATTAACATCTGATGAAATTCCCGAAGAAAAAGAGATGCTTGCTGATATAATTAAATTTTACAGTAAAACGGCAAAGGAAATTATGACTTCCCGCCTTGATATGGAAGATTTGGATATTAAATCCGATTTTCGTTTTGTAATTGATTCTATTATTAAAACTGGATATTCAAGGATCCCGGTTTTTTCGGATTCAGAGGATAATATCCGAGGAATTTTATATATAAAGGATTTATTGCCTTATCTGGACAAACCGATAACTTTTCGTTGGCAAAGTCTTATTCGCCCTGCGTATTTTGTGCCAGAAACAAAAAAGATTGATGATTTGCTCGAAGAGTTTCGCACCAATAAAATACATATGGCTATTGTTGTTGATGAATTTGGAGGGACTTCAGGAATAGTTACTATGGAAGATATTCTGGAAGAAATTGTTGGAGAAATATCCGACGAGTACGATGACGACGAAAAGCAATATTCAAAACTTTCTGATGGGAGTTATATTTTTGAAGCCAAAATTCAGCTGTCGGATTTTTTCAGGGTAGTAAATGTGAGTGAAAATGAATTTGGGAATCTCACGGAAGAAGTTGAAACTTTGGCAGGACTCCTTTTGGAGATAAAGGGCGATTTACCTGAACGTAGAGAAATTATCGATTACAAGCAGTATCGCTTCCAGATTTTGGAAGCCGACAATCGTCGAATTCTTAAAGTAAAATATACAGAGCTTCCTATGGAAAGGGAGTAA
- the ssb gene encoding single-stranded DNA-binding protein — MSLNKVILIGNVGKDPDVRYFDSGSAVANFPMATSERGYTLANGTVVPERTEWHNIVVRRDQVQFVEKWVKKGSMVYVEGKIRTRTYDDQNGVKRYLTEIHADRVEFFSSGRPAESSSQSPTAQTSQPSTPAVGQPQMGYSQPSVSQTPPLEGNNSEDDLPF; from the coding sequence ATGTCGTTGAATAAAGTGATTTTAATCGGAAATGTGGGGAAAGACCCGGATGTAAGATATTTTGATAGTGGTAGTGCTGTTGCCAATTTTCCGATGGCTACATCCGAAAGGGGATATACTCTTGCTAATGGCACAGTGGTTCCCGAACGTACAGAATGGCATAATATCGTGGTTCGGCGAGATCAGGTTCAATTTGTTGAGAAATGGGTGAAGAAGGGTTCGATGGTATATGTGGAAGGAAAAATTCGTACACGTACTTATGATGACCAAAATGGAGTAAAAAGGTATCTGACTGAGATACATGCTGACAGGGTAGAGTTCTTTAGTTCAGGCCGTCCTGCAGAAAGTAGTTCACAGTCGCCTACTGCTCAGACTTCACAACCTTCAACTCCTGCTGTAGGTCAGCCGCAGATGGGTTATTCTCAACCATCCGTATCTCAGACTCCTCCGTTAGAAGGAAATAATAGTGAAGATGATTTACCATTCTAA
- the mutY gene encoding A/G-specific adenine glycosylase — MKLMDKDIEISKMLINWYNDNKRELPWRQTTDPYKIWISEIILQQTRVAQGLDYYIRFINRFPTIELLAEANEEEVLKYWQGLGYYSRARNLHATAQTIVAQFEGVFPSSYENILSLRGIGEYTAAAIVSFAWNMPYPVVDGNVFRVLSRLFGLDIPIDSSKGKKEFSKLAYAIMDEENALLHNQAIMDFGALICTPQNPSCQNCPFTNKCIALAADDIQRYPVKQHKTKSRDRFFHYFHIERDDFTYLYRRNDKDIWKGLFEFPLIETDSAVDFAELMDTSVFNELFLTKDKLDISLVLDKKKHVLSHQVIYATFYRVKISDYYPSLDRFIQIKSDDLQHYAIPRLIHIYLEKLDENFAN; from the coding sequence ATGAAACTTATGGATAAAGATATAGAAATTAGCAAGATGCTAATAAATTGGTATAATGATAACAAAAGAGAATTACCTTGGCGTCAAACTACAGATCCTTACAAAATATGGATTTCAGAAATAATACTTCAACAAACCCGTGTTGCGCAGGGATTGGATTATTATATCCGGTTTATAAATCGTTTTCCTACTATTGAGTTATTAGCAGAAGCAAATGAAGAGGAGGTTTTAAAATATTGGCAAGGGCTTGGATATTATAGCCGTGCGCGGAATCTGCATGCTACAGCGCAGACGATAGTTGCTCAATTCGAAGGTGTTTTTCCTTCGTCCTATGAGAATATCCTTTCTTTGCGAGGAATAGGAGAATATACGGCTGCAGCTATTGTGTCTTTTGCCTGGAATATGCCTTATCCTGTTGTTGATGGAAATGTATTCAGAGTATTGTCCAGGTTGTTTGGTCTTGATATTCCTATTGATTCATCAAAAGGGAAAAAAGAGTTTTCAAAATTGGCCTATGCGATTATGGATGAAGAGAATGCATTGTTGCATAATCAGGCTATAATGGACTTCGGAGCACTGATTTGTACGCCTCAGAATCCTTCCTGTCAGAACTGCCCTTTTACTAATAAATGTATTGCATTGGCAGCAGATGATATTCAGCGCTATCCGGTTAAGCAGCATAAAACGAAGTCAAGAGACAGGTTTTTCCATTATTTTCATATAGAGCGGGATGATTTTACTTACCTGTACAGGCGAAATGACAAAGATATATGGAAAGGCCTTTTCGAATTTCCTCTTATAGAAACAGATAGCGCTGTTGATTTCGCGGAGTTAATGGATACCTCTGTTTTTAACGAATTATTTTTAACAAAAGATAAGCTGGATATATCGCTTGTTTTGGACAAAAAAAAACATGTATTGTCCCATCAGGTTATTTATGCAACTTTCTACAGAGTGAAAATTTCAGATTACTATCCATCTTTAGACCGCTTTATTCAGATTAAGTCGGACGATTTGCAACATTACGCAATTCCCCGGCTTATTCATATTTATTTGGAGAAACTTGACGAAAACTTTGCTAATTGA
- a CDS encoding HU family DNA-binding protein: MTKADIVSEISKNTGIDKATVLASVESFMDIVKNSLSQGDNVYLRGFGSFVIKKRAQKTARNISKNTTIIIPEHNIPSFKPAKTFLNEVK; this comes from the coding sequence ATGACTAAAGCGGATATTGTTAGCGAGATTTCTAAAAATACCGGTATCGACAAGGCAACGGTATTAGCAAGCGTTGAATCTTTTATGGATATCGTAAAAAATTCTTTATCACAAGGTGATAACGTATATCTTAGAGGATTTGGAAGTTTCGTTATTAAGAAAAGAGCTCAGAAAACAGCTCGTAATATTTCTAAGAATACTACAATTATTATTCCGGAACATAATATTCCGTCGTTTAAACCAGCGAAAACATTTCTAAACGAAGTTAAGTAA
- a CDS encoding Rne/Rng family ribonuclease: protein MISELVVDVQPKEVSIAILEDKNLVELQKEARNLSYAVGDIYLGKVKKLMPGLNAAFIDVGYKKDAFLHYLDLGPNFNTQQKFLKQALSDQKKLPILSKMQILPEIEKEGSISDILKVGQEVLVQIAKEPISTKGPRLTSELSFAGRYIVLIPFSDKVSVSQKIKSSEERARLRQLIQSIKPKNFSVIVRTSSEGKRVAELDHELKTLLKRWEDNIVKVPKAKAPSIVYEETGRTVALLRDIFNPSFQNIYVNDTDFYNSVKDYVSLIAPGRSDIVQLYSGELPIFDNFAITKQIKSLFGRTVTYKSGAYLIIEHTEAMHVIDVNSGNRSKGSDAQEKTAIDVNISAADEIARQLRLRDMGGIIVIDFIDMTESANRQKLFEHMNKAMSSDRAKHNILPLSKFGLMQITRQRVRPAMDVETSEACPTCFGTGSVKPSILFTDSLEGKIDCLVNKHNVKKFVLHVHPYVAAFINKGLFPLSWRWKLKYTKGLKVIPNQSLAFMEYKFIDPDKNELDMLEEKEIK from the coding sequence GTGATTAGTGAATTAGTAGTAGATGTACAGCCAAAAGAGGTATCAATAGCCATACTGGAAGATAAAAATCTGGTTGAACTCCAAAAGGAGGCCCGGAACTTATCATATGCAGTGGGTGATATCTATCTGGGAAAAGTAAAGAAGCTTATGCCCGGGCTGAATGCTGCATTCATTGACGTAGGGTATAAAAAGGATGCATTTCTTCATTATCTGGACTTAGGTCCAAATTTCAACACCCAGCAAAAATTTCTTAAACAGGCGCTTAGCGACCAAAAGAAATTACCCATCCTTTCTAAAATGCAGATTCTTCCGGAAATTGAAAAAGAAGGAAGTATAAGCGATATTTTAAAGGTGGGTCAGGAAGTGTTAGTCCAAATTGCGAAAGAACCGATATCAACCAAAGGGCCACGTTTAACATCTGAACTGTCTTTTGCAGGGAGATATATTGTACTTATCCCGTTCTCTGATAAGGTTTCCGTTTCACAAAAAATAAAATCAAGCGAAGAACGAGCTCGTTTGAGGCAACTGATACAAAGCATTAAGCCTAAAAACTTCAGTGTTATTGTTCGTACTTCATCCGAAGGAAAGCGTGTAGCTGAACTCGATCATGAGCTAAAGACATTATTGAAACGATGGGAAGATAATATTGTAAAAGTTCCAAAAGCTAAAGCTCCTTCTATTGTTTACGAAGAAACCGGAAGAACAGTGGCTCTGCTACGTGACATTTTCAATCCATCTTTCCAAAATATTTATGTAAACGATACCGACTTTTACAACAGTGTAAAAGATTATGTAAGTTTAATTGCACCTGGAAGATCTGATATAGTTCAGCTATATAGCGGCGAACTTCCTATTTTCGATAATTTTGCAATTACTAAACAAATCAAGTCGCTATTTGGTCGTACGGTTACTTATAAAAGTGGAGCCTACCTTATTATTGAACATACAGAAGCTATGCACGTTATTGATGTGAATAGCGGAAACCGATCCAAAGGTAGTGATGCTCAGGAAAAAACAGCCATTGATGTCAACATTTCTGCTGCCGATGAAATAGCCCGCCAACTTCGCTTACGCGATATGGGAGGTATTATTGTAATTGACTTCATTGATATGACAGAATCTGCCAATAGGCAAAAGCTGTTTGAGCACATGAATAAAGCGATGTCTAGCGATCGAGCAAAACACAATATACTACCTCTTAGCAAATTCGGACTTATGCAAATTACCCGTCAGCGGGTTCGTCCAGCCATGGACGTAGAAACTTCGGAAGCTTGTCCAACCTGTTTTGGAACAGGATCCGTAAAACCTTCTATTCTGTTTACGGACAGTCTGGAAGGCAAAATCGATTGTTTGGTGAACAAACACAATGTGAAGAAATTCGTTCTGCACGTACATCCTTATGTCGCAGCATTTATTAACAAGGGACTATTCCCTTTAAGCTGGAGGTGGAAATTAAAATACACCAAAGGTCTTAAAGTTATCCCAAATCAAAGTCTGGCCTTTATGGAATACAAATTTATCGACCCCGATAAAAATGAGCTGGACATGTTAGAAGAAAAAGAGATCAAATAA